In Haemorhous mexicanus isolate bHaeMex1 chromosome 36, bHaeMex1.pri, whole genome shotgun sequence, a single genomic region encodes these proteins:
- the PSMD8 gene encoding 26S proteasome non-ATPase regulatory subunit 8 — protein sequence MAVPNGAGAAAGTGPGGPGLGLAVPGVPVGPGGGLRAAAGLYEQLKGEWGRKSPNLAKCGEALGRLKVALLDLNFLPTSGSAMTKQQLILARDILEIGAQWSILRKDIPSFERYMAQLKCYYFDYKEELPESASRHQLLGLNLLFLLSQNRVAEFHTELERLPAPDIQGNLFIRHPVSLEQYLMEGSYNKVFLAKGNIPAESYTFFIDILLDTIRDEIAGCIEAAYERILFPEAARILFFSSPRKMTDYAKKRGWVLGPSNYYSFGGRQQKAEDPPIPSTELATQVIEYARQLEMIV from the exons ATGGCGGTGCCGaacggggccggggccgcggccgggaCGGGCCCGGGGGGACCCGGGCTGGGCCTGgcggtcccgggggtcccggtgggGCCCGGGGGAGGCCTCAGGGCCGCGGCCGGGCTCTACGAGCAGCTCAAGGGAGAGTGGGGCCGCAAGAGCCCCAACCTGGCCAAGTGCGGGGAGGCCCTGGGCAGGCTCAAG gtggctctgctggaccTGAACTTCCTCCCCACCTCCGGCTCGGCCATGACCAAGCAGCAGCTGATCCTGGCCC GGGATATTTTGGAGATTGGGGCGCAGTGGAGCATCCTGAGGAAGGACATCCCCTCCTTTGAGCGTTACATGGCTCAGCTCAAGTGCTACTACTTCGACTACAA ggaggagctgcccgAGTCGGCGTCACGgcaccagctgctggggctgaacctgctgttcctgctgtcccAGAACCGCGTGGCCGAGTTCCACACGGAGCTGGAGCGGCTGCCGGCCCCCGACATCCAGGGGAACCTGTTCATCAGGCACCCCGTGTCCCTGGAGcag TACCTGATGGAGGGCAGTTACAACAAAGTGTTCCTGGCCAAGGGCAACATCCCAGCAGAGAGCTACACCTTCTTCATCGACATCCTGCTGGACACCATCag GGACGAGATCGCGGGCTGCATCGAGGCCGCCTACGAGCGCATCCTGTTCCCCGAGGCCGCGCGGATCCTGTTCTTCAGCTCGCCCCGCAAGATGACCGACTACGCCAAGAAG cGGGGCTGGGTGCTGGGCCCCTCCAACTACTACAGCTTCGGGGGGCGGCAGCAGAAGGCCGAGGACCCCCCGATCCCCTCGACGGAGCTGGCCACGCAGGTCATCGAGTACGCCCGGCAGCTGGAGATGATCGTCTGA